In the genome of Campylobacter avium LMG 24591, the window AAGATATTAGCTTAAATTCTCCATAAAATTTAACTGTAGAAAAACTTACCGTGCCGTGTTTTTTTACCCTTTGCGCTAACTCATCATCATGTAATATCTTAAAACCGGTACTTTGCAAATATACTATTATATCTTTATCGTAGCTGGCGTTATAGTTGTTTAGTATGTTATCTACGAAGTGCTGTTGCTGTTCATTTAGCTTTTTATTATTTTTTTGAATTTCTAGATAAACCGTTACTATAAAAAACATACAAATGAAAAAAAAGGCCAAAGAAAAGGCTATGGTAATCTTAGTCCTTGTTGAGTAGTATTTCATCCTATGAGTTTATAGCCTATGCCACGCACTGAAAATATGTGTTTAGGATTTTTAGAGCTATCATTTATCTTAGCTCTTAATCTTCCTATAATAACATCAATGCTTTTGCTATCTTTGTATTTTAAGGCACTTGAATTGTGTATGAGCTGCTCTCTTGATACAGCAAAGCCGTGTTGATTAATCAAAAAAGAAAGTATGTCATACTCTGCTGGAGTAAGTGTTAGAACTTGTTTGTCATAATAAATTTCATGTCTTTTCGCATCCACTCTAAATAAATAATTTGCATCAAATGTTGTTCTGTCACTTTTTTTCGCTCTCCTTGTAAGAGAGGTTATTCTAGCATACATTTCTTTAGGATCATAAGGTTTTGGTAAGTAATCATCAGCACCGATTTGAAAGCCAACAACCTTATCACTGATATCGCCTCTAGCTGATGAGATAATGATAGGTATATCGCTTTTTCTGCGAATTTTCTTGCAAATTTCAAGCCCGTCTATATCAGGCAAGGTTAAATCAAGAATTAAGCAGTCAAACAAAGACACATCGCAAGACAGAGCCTGACGAGGATCTTCGTAATTTTTTATCTTGATGTTGAATTGGGCTAAGTATTCAGACAAAAGCGTTGCAAATTCGCTATCATCTTCTATCATAATTACATTTACCATCTCAAGTCCTTTAAAACAATAGTCTAAGTATAACAATAGTCTAAGTATAACAAAAAATATTTAAAGCTTATGAAATTATAAAGTAATTTTACATGTAAAATGAAAAATTTTACACAAAAAAAACTTATAATATTTCTTAAAAATATAAGAAATATTGTTAAAATACAAATTTTACTTTAAAAAAGGACAACATAGTGGAGATTGATTACTACGAGTTACTAGAAATCACAAGAACAGCAGATAAAGACAGTATAAAAAAAGCTTATAGAAAACTAGCTTTAAAATACCACCCAGATAGAAATCAAGGCGATAAAGAGGCTGAGGCTAGATTTAAACTCATAAACGAAGCTTATGAAATTTTAAGCGATGATGAGAAAAGGTCTATTTATGACAGATATGGACGAGACGGTCTTAAAAGCAGTATGCAAGGCT includes:
- a CDS encoding response regulator transcription factor encodes the protein MVNVIMIEDDSEFATLLSEYLAQFNIKIKNYEDPRQALSCDVSLFDCLILDLTLPDIDGLEICKKIRRKSDIPIIISSARGDISDKVVGFQIGADDYLPKPYDPKEMYARITSLTRRAKKSDRTTFDANYLFRVDAKRHEIYYDKQVLTLTPAEYDILSFLINQHGFAVSREQLIHNSSALKYKDSKSIDVIIGRLRAKINDSSKNPKHIFSVRGIGYKLIG